The Bombus terrestris chromosome 4, iyBomTerr1.2, whole genome shotgun sequence genome has a window encoding:
- the LOC105666767 gene encoding proton-coupled amino acid transporter-like protein CG1139, translated as MCYIGIGAVYVVFISGIIQKSFDSGRILDQGYYAPFLFPLCFVINTMKYLHDIAVISIFGNLLLFSAAAMIGAVYALKDGIGEKWVVIGPDMYLYPKFVGTVFFGMSSPGIVLAIQHDMQKPWNYTKFSGVLNHAMMHITLLHTFIGIVGYLKWGCDSGGNFVRNHPVNDLGTISAFVMQGLSIYFTYGLQCYMPIIILLDEYIIPALNKNSIYGTSCCWNLTVRLGISLITCLLAAIIPKLDLFIAVVGAVCSSTLSTIIPVTLYILIHYNNYERTLKWKLILGLSLLIVASFIALCAIVVDIILITEYFRSRVWKSAQ; from the exons ATGTGTTATATAGGGATCGGCGCAGTGTACGTTGTATTCATATCTGGGATAATACAAAAGTCTTTCGATTCTGGAAGAATCCTAGATCAAGGATATTACGCCCCGTTCCTGTTTCCACTCTGCTTTGTAATAAACACGATGAAATATTTGCACGACATCGCCGTTATTTCCATTTTTGGTAATTTGTTGCTATTTTCTGCTGCTGCCATGATTGGCGCAGTATACGCTTTGAAAGATGGAATTGGCGAAAAGTGGGTCGTGATTGGCCCGGACATGTATTTGTATCCGAAATTCGTCGGCACGGTTTTCTTCGGCATGAGTTCTCCTGGAATA GTGCTAGCAATACAACACGATATGCAAAAGCCATGGAATTACACGAAATTCAGCGGAGTATTAAACCACGCTATGATGCACATAACTCTTCTGCATACTTTTATCGGTATTGTTGGTTACCTGAAATGGGGCTGCGACTCAGGAGGCAATTTCGTTCGAAACCATCCAGTAAACGATCT ggGAACAATATCTGCATTCGTGATGCAGGGTCTATCGATATATTTCACATATGGATTACAATGCTATATGCCAATTATTATCTTATTGGACGAGTATATTATTCCAGCACTTAATAAAAACTCAATCTACGGAACATCATGTTGTTGGAATCTGACAGTTCGTTTGGGCATCAGCCTTATtacgt GTTTGTTGGCAGCGATAATTCCTAAATTGGATTTATTCATCGCCGTGGTAGGAGCTGTTTGTTCATCGACTTTATCAACCATTATTCCAGTTACTCTGTACATTCTGATACATTACAACAATTATGAACGCACGCTGAAATGGAAATTGATCTTAGGCCTGTCTCTGTTGATTGTTGCGTCCTTTATCGCATTGTGTGCCATCGTAGTCGATATAATTTTGATTACCGAATATTTCAGAAGCAG GGTTTGGAAGAGTGCTCAATGA